The genomic window ACCAGGGCACCGGAATCGTCGCGGTGGTACGGCAGCGGCTCGACCATGGCCATGAGGCCGTTCGCCGCGAGTTCGGAGACCGCCTGCGCGCACGCCTGCAATGTCGGCACCGTGCCCGCGTCGGAATCGACCAGGCGGAGCAGCATTTTGCCGCCGTCCAGACGGAACCGCGCCAGCGAGTCGGCGTCGTATCCGGTGAAGCGGTCGTCGATTTCCCACTCGGCACCGGCCAGACCGCCACGGTTCATCGAGCCGATGACGACCTTGTCGTCCAACGCACCCAACAGCAGCAGTTCCTCCACCACGTCCGGCGAGCCGAGCACGCCGTCGACGTCCGGGTGGGCCAGCGCGATCAGCAGCCGCCCCAGCAGCGCGCGCCGGTCCGCCATGGCGGTCAGGTCCGAGCCGACGCCGAGCGCACCGCGGGCCGGGTGGTCCGCGGCGATCAGGAACAGGGTCTCCTTGCCCGCCAACAGGTTCGGGCGGCGGACCCGTTTCGCATAAGCCCGTTCGACCGCCGCCGGGTCCGTCGCGCGGACGCGCAGCAGTTCACGCCAGCGTTCGTCGGTCAACTGCACGGTAGGTTCTCCCATTCTGTCTTTGCGGTATGCCTCAGCGGCATAACAGTTCCTCGATTTCCGAGTTCGTCGGCATGGCATCCGCGCACGCCAGCCGGGACGCCACCAGGGCGCCCGCGGCGTTGGCGTAGGTGGCGATGCGGTGCGGGTCCCAGTCCGAGAGCAGGCCGTGGATCAGCGCGCCGCCGAATCCATCGCCCGCGCCGAGTCCGCAGACCACCTCGACGCGGCACGGCGGCACCGTCCAGCGTTCGTATTCGGTGGCGACGAGCACGCCCTCGGCGCCACGCTTGATCACCGCGAGGCGGACGCCGCGAGCCAGCAGTCGGTCGGCGGCCTCGTCGGGATCGGCTGTCCCGACGGCCACTTGGACCTCGGTGCGGTTGCCGACAACGACGTTCACGTGATCGACCAGCCAGCCGATCTCGGCCCGAGCGGTGTCGATATCCGGCCAGAACATCGGCCGGTAGTCGAGATCCAGCACGGTGTGCCCGTGGCGGGCCCGGCGTTCGAGAATCCGGCGCTGAGTGGTGCGGCCCGGCTCCGCGCTCACCCCGGTGCCGGTAACCCACAGCAGCGGAACCGAATCCACCACCTGCCACGGCACCTCGTCCTCGGTGAGGGTGAGATCCGGGGCGATGGGCGCCCGATAGAACAGCAGCGGCGGATCGGCGGGCGGTT from Nocardia iowensis includes these protein-coding regions:
- a CDS encoding Cgl0159 family (beta/alpha)8-fold protein produces the protein MGEPTVQLTDERWRELLRVRATDPAAVERAYAKRVRRPNLLAGKETLFLIAADHPARGALGVGSDLTAMADRRALLGRLLIALAHPDVDGVLGSPDVVEELLLLGALDDKVVIGSMNRGGLAGAEWEIDDRFTGYDADSLARFRLDGGKMLLRLVDSDAGTVPTLQACAQAVSELAANGLMAMVEPLPYHRDDSGALVMSKDAPSLSRAITVASGLGVTSAYTWLKIPAPQDVSVLDATTLPVVVLGGAPSGDPVADLAFWDGALGHDVVRGLVVGRTLLYPPDGDVGAAVDVAAKMLKEAR
- the iolC gene encoding 5-dehydro-2-deoxygluconokinase; translation: MTGLEILTIGRVGVDLYPQQSGVGLAEVESFAKFLGGTATNVAVAAARLGRRSAVLTKVGPDGFGDYVRTALADFGVSADYVTTAPDLLTPVVFCELKPPADPPLLFYRAPIAPDLTLTEDEVPWQVVDSVPLLWVTGTGVSAEPGRTTQRRILERRARHGHTVLDLDYRPMFWPDIDTARAEIGWLVDHVNVVVGNRTEVQVAVGTADPDEAADRLLARGVRLAVIKRGAEGVLVATEYERWTVPPCRVEVVCGLGAGDGFGGALIHGLLSDWDPHRIATYANAAGALVASRLACADAMPTNSEIEELLCR